The following coding sequences lie in one Arachis ipaensis cultivar K30076 chromosome B05, Araip1.1, whole genome shotgun sequence genomic window:
- the LOC107644535 gene encoding LOW QUALITY PROTEIN: probable galactinol--sucrose galactosyltransferase 5 (The sequence of the model RefSeq protein was modified relative to this genomic sequence to represent the inferred CDS: inserted 1 base in 1 codon), with protein MSKNKFTPMAPNLNESSADHQNGSHYTSSPFTIDESNLLVNGHVILSDVPKNITLTPASVAAATTTTQGCFLGFTANEPRSHHVTSLGKLKNTKFMSIFRFKVWWTTLWVGSNGRDLETETQFLMLDEWNEDTCRRPYVLFLPIIEGSFRASLQAGQDDNVDVCXEEKTPPGIVDKFGWCTWDAFYLTVHPQGVWEGVKALVEGGCPPGLVLIDDGWQSITHDSDPITKEGMNQTVAGEQMPCRLIKYEENYKFRDYVSSSGDKKGLGAFVKDLKKGFETVEYVYVWHALCGYWGGIRPQVPGMPESTVERPKLSPGLETTMEDLAVDKIVNNGVGLVPPHLVDEMYEGIHSHLENAGIDGVKVDVIHLLEMVCEKYGGRVDLAKAYYKALTASVRKHFKGNGVIASMEHCNDFMLLGTEAISLGRVGDDFWCTDPYGDPNGTFWLQGCHMVHCAYNSMWMGNFIHPDWDMFQSTHPCAAFHAASRAISGGPIYISDTVGNHNFELLRKLVLPDGSILRCQHYALPTRDCLFSDPLHDGKTMLKIWNLNKYTGVLGAFNCQGGGWFRETRTTKCALEFSHLVSTKANIKDIEWNSGNNPIPVENVQTFAMYFSQAKKLVLSSPNEYHEISLEPFNFELVTVSPVRSLNCGGSNKVVNFAPIGLVNMLNNSGAIQTLEFDEEKNLVEVGVRGAGEMRVFSSESPRACKIDGKDVDFEYEEGMVVVQVPWPSSSKSSIVQYTY; from the exons atgTCCAAAAACAAATTCACCCCAATGGCTCCAAACTTGAATGAATCATCCGCCGATCACCAAAACGGTTCCCACTACACTTCATCACCATTCACTATAGATGAGTCAAACCTATTAGTCAACGGCCACGTCATCCTCTCCGATGTCCCAAAAAACATCACTCTTACTCCCGCCTCCGTTGCTGCCGCCACTACCACCACCCAAGGCTGCTTCCTCGGCTTTACAGCCAACGAGCCGAGAAGCCACCACGTGACATCCCTCGGAAAACTAAAAAACACAAAATTCATGAGCATTTTCAGGTTCAAGGTGTGGTGGACAACACTCTGGGTCGGTTCCAACGGCCGAGACCTTGAAACGGAAACACAGTTTTTAATGCTGGACGAATGGAACGAGGACACTTGTCGTCGTCCCTACGTCCTTTTCCTTCCAATTATCGAAGGGTCGTTCCGCGCGTCGTTGCAAGCGGGACAAGACGACAACGTGGACGTCT TGGAGGAGAAGACTCCGCCGGGGATAGTTGACAAGTTCGGGTGGTGCACCTGGGATGCATTCTACCTTACGGTGCACCCTCAGGGTGTTTGGGAAGGTGTTAAGGCTCTCGTTGAAG GTGGTTGTCCACCCGGGCTTGTTCTGATCGACGACGGGTGGCAATCAATCACCCACGATTCAGACCCGATTACTAAGGAGGGGATGAACCAGACGGTGGCCGGAGAACAAATGCCATGCAGGCTCATCAAATATGAAGAGAACTACAAGTTTAGGGACTATGTAAGTAGCTCAGGTGACAAGAAAGGTTTAGGTGCCTTTGTGAAGGACCTAAAGAAAGGGTTTGAGACTGTGGAATATGTGTATGTGTGGCATGCCCTATGTGGTTATTGGGGTGGGATAAGACCTCAGGTTCCGGGGATGCCGGAATCCACCGTGGAGCGGCCGAAGCTGTCCCCGGGGCTGGAGACTACTATGGAGGACTTGGCCGTAGATAAGATTGTCAATAATGGTGTGGGGTTGGTACCACCACATTTGGTGGATGAAATGTACGAAGGGATTCACTCTCATTTGGAAAATGCTGGCATTGATGGGGTCAAAGTTGATGTCATCCAT TTGCTGGAGATGGTGTGTGAGAAATACGGGGGTCGTGTAGATTTGGCAAAGGCATATTATAAAGCTCTCACTGCTTCAGTCAGAAAACACTTCAAAGGAAATGGTGTCATTGCCAGCATGGAGCATTGCAATGATTTCATGTTGTTAGGAACTGAAGCCATTTCCCTTGGTCGCGTTG GTGATGATTTCTGGTGCACTGACCCATATGGTGATCCAAATGGTACATTTTGGCTACAAGGTTGTCACATGGTGCATTGTGCATACAACAGCATGTGGATGGGGAACTTCATCCACCCAGATTGGGACATGTTCCAATCTACACACCCTTGTGCTGCTTTCCATGCAGCCTCAAGAGCCATTTCTGGTGGTCCTATTTACATTAGTGACACTGTTGGCAACCACAACTTTGAACTCCTCAGGAAATTGGTCTTGCCAGATGGCTCCATCCTAAGGTGTCAACACTATGCTCTCCCAACTAGGGACTGTCTCTTTTCTGACCCACTCCATGATGGCAAAACTATGCTCAAAATATGGAACCTCAATAAG TACACTGGAGTTCTTGGAGCATTTAACTGCCAAGGTGGAGGGTGGTTCCGTGAAACAAGAACAACCAAATGTGCTTTGGAGTTTTCTCATTTGGTATCAACAAAAGCCAACATCAAAGACATTGAATGGAATAGTGGCAACAACCCGATCCCCGTTGAAAATGTTCAAACTTTTGCAATGTACTTCAGCCAAGCCAAGAAGTTAGTCCTCTCATCACCAAATGAGTATCATGAAATCTCATTGGAGCCATTCAACTTTGAGCTTGTAACCGTGTCACCAGTTAGATCCTTGAACTGCGGTGGCAGCAACAAGGTTGTGAATTTTGCTCCTATTGGTCTGGTGAACATGTTGAACAACAGTGGAGCAATTCAAACATTGGAGTTTGATGAGGAGAAGAATCTTGTTGAGGTTGGTGTTAGAGGAGCTGGGGAGATGAGGGTCTTTTCCTCAGAGAGTCCTAGAGCTTGTAAGATTGATGGCAAAGATGTCGATTTTGAGTATGAAGAGGGAATGGTTGTAGTTCAAGTGCCATGGCCAAGTTCATCAAAATCGTCCATCGTTCAGTATACATATTAA